In Dromiciops gliroides isolate mDroGli1 chromosome X, mDroGli1.pri, whole genome shotgun sequence, the genomic window tgttccatGTTGTTCCCTGTTAGGCTCCTCTTCTGTGTGGATACATCGATGCATCCACGTAAGGAGAAAGGGAATTGCTTCTTATTCTGCCCTGCAATTCAATTCATGAGAACCAATATGAACAAAAGTTTCATCTGCATGCAAAAAAAGCATGGAAATGAAACCCAGACATTGCCTTTATCATTGATCGCCACCACAAGGGGTGCATGGTTTCACATGGATACATGGCCTACTCTGAAGGGGAGGGGTTAAGCAAACATATGAAAGATATTACTGTGCGCTAGAGTGTTTAAGAAAGCTGACCAGGCTAAAGTGAAACATACACCTAGGTTTGGGGAAGTCTGTTATTTGATCCATAGACTTACTCTAATTTCTTTCCTGCTTCACATCCTTTTAGGAATCCTTTCTGCTTCCAAGGGTTCACCAAGCGAGATCATATGAAAGATCTCCGACGGTACCTGGTGTTCAAATATATCCAGTATCTTGTCTTGCCGTTTCCCAATGTGGTCATCAGCTTGCTGGGCCTATGTGCTAGTTTGTATGTCACACTGCTCCTGATGTCTCCCAACATTTCCAGGAAATCCACGGTGGTGTTTATTCATAACGTGGCCCAGGCAGACATCCTGGTGGGCTTTAGTGTGTTTGCTATGATCTGCGATACCTCCCAGGGTGAAAGCTCATCATGTTCTTTTCGGACGGCCCTGTGGCAAAACTTCCAGACTGCAAATGCCCACATCAGTTCCCTTTTGCTCAGCTGTGTGAGTCTGGAGGCCTTTCTGATCACCTTCCTTCCAGCTGAGACACGCCACATAAGAACGGTTAGATGGGCTAGGGGGGCTTCTAAGTTCATCTGGATTTCTGTCATTGCTGAGTGTATTCTTTACCAGCTGGACTGCTTAAAGGACCTCAATGTCGTTTCTCTGGGTGCACCCAAGCACACTTCGGTGCTGCTTACCTTCTGCAATGGAGCCGCAGTCCTGTTGAAGTCCTTCGTTTATCCCATTGGTTTACTCTTACGAATCATCAATGTGTATCTCTTTTATAAGATATTCTTCAGCAAGTCACCCTGAAGTGATTCAAAGAGGAAGATGCTCAGTGACTGGGCAGAGGAAGAGAAACATGTATATGGTctggaaactgagacttagaggaaTGTTTAGGGATGTCTGACCCTTGTTACTGGATCTTATTGGGTGTTTACTATGTATTGCTTTATGCCAAAGAACATGTGAAAAGCATGGAGACTGGCAGAAGTTCATAGGCTCctagatgtagagctggaagggaacttggagatcAAGTCTGGCCtgccattttataaaggagacagaggcacagagagacccATGTGCTCATGGCCACACAGGTAATATGTGTCAGAACCAGGAttaatctaggtcctctgactccaaatctcgcTGTATCATGACAGGTGAAATTGATTAAAGCACCTTTTAATCATATAATACCGAATTCTTCATTGATGATCTACTCTGTACAAAGTATGGAACTAGGGGCTGTGAGGGGGATAAAGATAATGAACACTTAGGGCCTGTCCCCAAGAGGCTTACAGTATAGTTAGGGAAATAAGACATGGGCCCATGAAGAGCTAACAGAAAGCGGTGTAAACTAAGAGGAGGTGTCAGAGTAGAGTCACAAGCTACTGATTACCTACacgaccttgggtaagtcacttcttctACGTGggcctctgcaaaatgagggaatggatcctttcagctctgacattctatgacatCTTGAATGAATGATACAAATGTGATGTGCTACAGACTCTCAAAGGAAGGCTGTAATAGAATTTGTTTCTGGGGTGGGCAGGGAAGGCCTCACTGAGGAGGTTGTGGGATATGAGCCAGGATTTATGGCCAAGCTTGTTACCACCCCCACATACCTCCCCAAACTGCTCTCTTGGCCAAGTACAAGTTGGTTCAGGCATATGTTTATGGATACCTATTGTTCTTTGAGAAGCCCCTGTTAGAGTTTGGGTTCAGGAAAGTGGTTCTCCCTTAATTTCTTCCATCTAACATTTCTGGTGATTAGATTTCAAGGTGATTCAAGTGGGCATACCAGACTGAATCTATATGAAACAAGTATATTATTTGTCCTAAGACATTCTTTTTGTCCCCTTTCTTTATCTATGTAATCAGTAATAATGATAGCTTACATTTTTCTAGAGTttgaaggtttgtaaagtacttttcacaCATTATCTCAATTGGTCTTCACAATGGCCCTTCCAGGTAGGAACTGTAGTATGATTGCTACCATTTTatgacaaggaaactgaggcttaagtggCTATCCCATGTCAAAGTCAGGAttcgaacttgggtcttcctgactccaaatctaacactgtTTACTACACAATTCTGCCTCCTCTAATGAATGAAGTTATGGAGTAAGAACCTTAGTCCATAGTTGAGGTCTATGGACCTGTCAATGATTGGCTTGTAGAAGGTTCCTGAATAGGAACTTTCCCTTAATGGCCATCTTTCGGTCAACAAATTGAAGTTAAACCCAAGGACATCTGGGGAGCAGGAAATGGAAGCATGAGGAGGCAGGAAGGACTGGACATGTGGCAAAATAAAGAGCTGCACATGTGCTAGTCAGACTAGAAGATTCATAAAATCCTTTCTCTATAGCCATGACCTTATGGGATTGGCCCATAGAGGATCTGGTAGACTGGCAGGCAAAGTTGGTACCTTAGATCAAACTGACTCCTAAGAGTGATGTTTTCTAACTGGTTGGAattatttctttgcttctctctcaGATATGGCTCTTTTTAGAGTATAACACACTCTCTGtactcctccttcctttcccttcctctcctagtcCCTATagagaatgagaataaatgaTCAGAACCAGACAAAGTTATTAGACTCAAACTCTATCTGGTGGTATTTTTACTCTTTACAGGTCAAAGGGGGAAACTAGAAATCCCCTTTCagtcctctcccacccccacactCCATGAAGAGACCAATTGAAATGAAATGGTTCCTTGAAGTGGATTGTAGGCCAGATGACTCTGGTTCTGAGAATGATATCCCCACTTAGCCTCATCAGCATTTCCCTCATTTCTTGAAATGGGGAGTGGCCTTAGAAATGCTTCTCAGTATAAAAGGAGTACTTGGATTGGATTTCAAGAGTGCTGAATtctctagtcctggctctgccacttattagctgtttgaccttgggtaaatctctTCTCCtctatgggccttagtttctcctTTTTAAAGTATGGGAGTTGAACTGAGTGATTTCtatggtcccttttagctctaacttTCTATGATTCTCTATGGATGAAAAGGCTGGTGAGTGGGAGTAGGTGGTAATTTTTATTGCTTCTCTCCAGCATCAGAACAATTCCCTCTGCATCCACTATTGGTACAATGATCACCAACATAGCTGCTGTTGCCAAGAGGGTCTGGGAGGAGAGCCAAGGAAAAGGGAAGTGCCAGGAGGCTCTTCCTGTTCAAAAGAGGAGGATGACTTATGAGACAGAGCCCTAGAAAAAATTGCTAGAGAAGCAGAGGGTCATCCTTTCCAGACCTAAATCATGAGTTGTTTGTCAACTGAGGAGGAGAGTACTTATAACAGCTCCCTTTTCTGCAGTGCTTGGAAttatacaaagtactttctttacaACCTCATGATGTAACTAGTATAAGTATCTTCACAAGTGAGGATTGGACTTAATTCGACTTCCAgttgggttagactagatagccaAGGAAGTCCCTTTCAAATATCAAATTCAGTGATtcagaagtagctaggtggcctagtggatagagcactggccctggattcaggaggacctgagttcaaatccgggctcagacacttaacacttactagctgtgtgacactgggcaagtcacttaaccccaattgcctcaccaaaaaaaatttgacaAATTCAGTGGTTCTGTGAAGCTAAGTCCCAGAgtggtcaagtgatttgctcaaggtaacACGGATAGGAAGCAGACAAGttgagatctgaacccaagtcttctgtgTCTGAGaccaagtccagtgccctttcttttttttaatcaatcaattaattattttcaGTGCCCTTTCTACTTCACTGTGCTGCCTACTTACTGGGTGTCAACTCACTAAAAGACCTAAAAACACTAAACATTGTCCAGGACACACATCCAGCCTCTCTCCATCTAGGAACTTACAATAAAAAGTATCTTCCCTCTGTTagtttgtctgtctctccctcctctctccccacccccacccagacTTTTTTGGGTCTGGTGTCTTTCTGTCCAAAGACTTTGGTTTTCAATCTATATTTTTGGCTTTCTGAGCATTTGCACTCATTTCAAGGACTTTGCTTGAGCAGTGAGCTTAATAATATGTAGCCTTATGCATAAGTACCTTATGTGATTGTGTAGATGTTGTAATTTCACGAGAGCTGGGAAGGCCCATATCCTCCCTCCGGCTTTACTGCTCAGTATCCATGTGGCTTTGGGTAAGCCACTTT contains:
- the LOC122733989 gene encoding lysophosphatidic acid receptor 6-like; this translates as MKDLRRYLVFKYIQYLVLPFPNVVISLLGLCASLYVTLLLMSPNISRKSTVVFIHNVAQADILVGFSVFAMICDTSQGESSSCSFRTALWQNFQTANAHISSLLLSCVSLEAFLITFLPAETRHIRTVRWARGASKFIWISVIAECILYQLDCLKDLNVVSLGAPKHTSVLLTFCNGAAVLLKSFVYPIGLLLRIINVYLFYKIFFSKSP